The Methanococcus maripaludis genome has a window encoding:
- the pstB gene encoding phosphate ABC transporter ATP-binding protein PstB codes for MKLKMESKDVNLWYGEKKALNDINLPIYENNITALIGPSGCGKSTFLRCLNRMNDLISGVTITGTITIDEKNIYDKDVDVVELRKRVGMVFQKPNPFPMSIYDNIAYGPKIHGIKDKNELDEIVEWALKKSALWEDVKDDLKKSALKLSGGQQQRLCIARTIAVKPDVILMDEPCSALDPISTLKIEDLMVELKNEYSIVIVTHNMQQASRVSDYTGFFMLGDLVEFNKTDKLFVEPENKKTEDYISGRFG; via the coding sequence ATGAAACTCAAAATGGAATCAAAAGATGTAAATTTGTGGTACGGAGAAAAAAAGGCGTTAAATGACATAAATCTGCCAATTTATGAAAACAACATCACTGCACTAATCGGCCCAAGTGGTTGTGGAAAATCCACATTTTTAAGATGCCTCAATAGGATGAATGACTTAATTTCGGGAGTTACCATTACTGGAACGATAACTATTGATGAAAAAAATATTTATGACAAAGATGTTGACGTTGTTGAACTTAGAAAACGAGTTGGAATGGTATTTCAAAAACCAAACCCTTTCCCAATGAGTATTTATGATAATATTGCATATGGTCCAAAAATACATGGAATTAAAGATAAAAATGAACTTGATGAAATCGTTGAATGGGCATTGAAAAAATCTGCACTATGGGAAGATGTAAAAGATGACCTTAAAAAATCCGCTTTAAAGCTTTCGGGCGGCCAGCAGCAGAGACTCTGTATTGCAAGAACCATCGCTGTAAAACCTGATGTAATACTGATGGATGAGCCGTGTTCTGCACTTGACCCGATTTCCACGCTCAAAATTGAAGATTTAATGGTTGAATTAAAAAATGAATATTCGATAGTAATTGTAACGCACAATATGCAGCAAGCAAGCCGTGTTTCAGACTACACTGGATTTTTCATGCTTGGAGATTTAGTAGAGTTTAATAAAACTGACAAATTATTTGTTGAACCTGAAAACAAAAAAACTGAAGATTACATTAGTGGAAGATTTGGTTAA
- the phoU gene encoding phosphate signaling complex protein PhoU, giving the protein MVRTAFSYQMKEIEDMIYEMSEMCVTALKNSINAYLNNDVELAKIVKAGDDSIDLKEMEIEEKCISFMARQQPVASDLREIITMIKIISKLEKVGDMASRIAKITINSEQNTLRSKNGSVLTIMGEILEKMLKNSILSFRNRDLSLAKETYLEDNKIDELYKVLCRDMTINMIENPKIISEASDFIVVGTYLERVGNSCKSIGDRVAFMITGERLKEEEFEKVLKKTTKKLEN; this is encoded by the coding sequence ATGGTCAGAACTGCATTTTCCTACCAGATGAAAGAAATTGAAGATATGATTTATGAAATGTCTGAAATGTGTGTAACTGCCCTAAAAAATTCAATAAATGCGTATCTAAACAATGACGTCGAACTTGCGAAGATTGTAAAAGCTGGAGACGACAGTATTGATTTAAAAGAAATGGAAATTGAAGAAAAATGTATTTCATTTATGGCGAGACAGCAACCTGTTGCAAGCGATTTAAGGGAAATTATTACAATGATTAAAATTATATCAAAACTTGAAAAAGTTGGAGATATGGCTTCAAGAATTGCAAAAATAACCATAAATTCAGAACAGAACACTCTTAGATCAAAAAATGGAAGTGTACTAACAATCATGGGCGAAATTCTTGAAAAAATGCTTAAAAATTCAATTTTATCATTTAGAAATAGAGATTTAAGCCTTGCAAAAGAAACTTATCTTGAAGATAATAAAATAGACGAACTATACAAAGTTCTCTGCAGAGATATGACAATCAATATGATTGAAAATCCAAAAATAATCAGCGAAGCAAGCGACTTTATCGTTGTTGGAACTTATCTTGAAAGAGTTGGAAACTCATGTAAAAGTATTGGAGATAGAGTTGCCTTCATGATTACCGGAGAACGATTAAAAGAAGAAGAATTTGAGAAAGTATTGAAAAAAACTACAAAAAAATTGGAAAATTAA
- a CDS encoding winged helix-turn-helix domain-containing protein has translation MNSIENVDRKLIENLANLMSSEVRAKIYIYLRKYNKSTVDEIADGTGIYPSTVRESILDMYNTGYVSREKMDKEGLGKKPYLYTAAAPSEIVRKISKSIQEKLNDLIMVDKRLDAKELKIPFVPVKIVVDEKYKD, from the coding sequence GTGAATTCTATCGAAAATGTAGATCGAAAGCTGATTGAAAATCTTGCAAATCTAATGTCAAGTGAGGTTCGAGCAAAGATCTATATCTATTTACGGAAATACAATAAAAGTACAGTTGACGAAATTGCTGACGGAACTGGAATCTATCCATCAACAGTTCGAGAATCGATACTTGATATGTATAACACAGGCTATGTTTCAAGAGAAAAAATGGATAAAGAAGGATTGGGTAAAAAACCGTATTTATATACTGCGGCAGCACCTTCAGAAATCGTTAGAAAAATTTCAAAAAGCATTCAGGAAAAATTAAATGATTTGATAATGGTTGATAAAAGACTTGATGCAAAAGAGCTTAAAATACCATTCGTTCCTGTAAAAATTGTAGTTGATGAAAAGTATAAGGATTAA
- a CDS encoding acetylornithine transaminase — MSTLEKEQIISDEKKYVINTYGRVPVVLVKGKGMSVFDTEGKEYLDFLAGIGVNNVGHCHPKVVETIKNQAETLIHISNIYYNVPQIELAKKLVNLSGLDKAFFCNSGAEANEAAIKLARKYGKTKGKQGEIITMEHSFHGRTLTTVTATPKAKYQEGFEPLPQGFAYIPFNDIEALKAGISEKTAAIMIEPVQGEGGIHVADKDYLKAVRKLCDENNIVLIFDEVQCGMGRTGTIFAYEQYGVLPDIVTLAKGLGGGVPIGAIVAKSKIASAFTPGSHGTTFGGNPLACASSNAAIDVISGLLENTLEMGDYFKNKLKILDKKYEFIKEVRSLGLMIGIELTFNGSDIVSKMFEKGFLINCTSDTVLRFLPPLIVEKEHIDAIISALDEVFSEI, encoded by the coding sequence ATGAGCACTTTAGAAAAAGAACAAATTATTTCAGATGAGAAAAAATACGTTATAAACACTTACGGCCGAGTTCCAGTGGTCCTTGTAAAAGGAAAAGGAATGAGCGTATTTGATACCGAAGGAAAAGAATATCTCGATTTTCTTGCGGGAATCGGAGTAAATAACGTTGGGCACTGCCACCCTAAGGTTGTTGAAACAATTAAAAACCAGGCAGAAACCTTAATTCACATTTCAAATATTTATTACAATGTTCCACAAATCGAGTTGGCAAAAAAACTTGTAAATTTAAGCGGATTAGATAAAGCATTTTTCTGTAATAGTGGTGCAGAAGCAAACGAAGCTGCAATAAAACTTGCAAGAAAATATGGTAAAACAAAAGGTAAACAAGGGGAAATAATTACAATGGAACACTCATTCCACGGAAGAACCCTTACAACAGTTACTGCAACTCCTAAAGCAAAATATCAGGAAGGATTTGAACCATTACCACAAGGTTTTGCATACATTCCATTTAATGATATTGAAGCATTGAAAGCAGGAATTTCAGAAAAAACAGCTGCAATAATGATTGAACCAGTTCAAGGGGAAGGTGGAATTCACGTTGCAGATAAAGACTATTTAAAAGCCGTACGAAAATTATGCGATGAAAATAATATCGTTTTAATTTTTGATGAAGTACAGTGTGGAATGGGTAGAACCGGAACTATTTTTGCATATGAACAGTATGGGGTACTCCCAGACATTGTAACCCTTGCAAAAGGGCTTGGTGGGGGAGTTCCTATCGGCGCAATAGTCGCAAAAAGTAAAATTGCAAGTGCATTCACTCCTGGAAGTCACGGAACTACATTTGGTGGAAACCCACTAGCATGTGCTTCATCTAATGCAGCGATCGATGTAATTTCTGGACTTTTAGAAAATACGCTTGAAATGGGAGACTACTTCAAAAATAAATTAAAAATCTTGGACAAAAAGTACGAATTTATAAAAGAAGTCAGATCTCTCGGACTTATGATTGGAATCGAATTAACATTTAATGGATCAGATATCGTTTCGAAGATGTTTGAAAAAGGATTTTTGATAAACTGCACTTCAGATACCGTTTTGAGGTTCTTACCACCATTAATTGTTGAAAAAGAACATATCGATGCAATTATTTCGGCTCTTGACGAAGTGTTTTCCGAAATTTAA
- a CDS encoding phospholipase D-like domain-containing protein yields the protein MEFDLTNICGYLAIINTIVLVILFYIIIRLLKLVKSNFEYSRSLTCPEDRIEVLNDEKYYYYVLNRIKYAKKEIDVIMFSIYLNPKISELIDELVNARKRGVMVRVILEEEVGSNILAQSKLSSQHIMVKFHDSKKTHNKLIIVDDTVIVGSHNWTDKALFENKESGIAISNENVLKEEKEYFESLWRSVE from the coding sequence ATGGAGTTTGATTTAACCAATATATGTGGATATTTGGCAATTATAAACACGATAGTCCTCGTAATTTTATTTTACATTATTATAAGGTTATTAAAACTTGTAAAAAGTAATTTTGAATATTCAAGAAGTTTAACCTGCCCTGAGGATAGGATTGAAGTATTGAATGACGAAAAATACTATTATTACGTTTTAAATCGAATAAAATATGCCAAAAAAGAAATTGACGTCATTATGTTTTCGATATACTTAAATCCAAAGATATCAGAATTAATCGATGAACTTGTAAATGCGAGAAAGCGTGGAGTTATGGTTAGGGTAATTCTTGAAGAAGAAGTTGGATCAAATATTCTAGCCCAGAGCAAGCTTTCAAGCCAGCACATCATGGTAAAATTCCACGATTCTAAGAAAACACATAATAAATTAATAATTGTGGATGATACGGTTATTGTTGGAAGTCATAACTGGACTGATAAAGCCCTTTTTGAAAATAAGGAATCTGGAATTGCAATATCAAACGAAAATGTTCTTAAAGAGGAAAAAGAATATTTCGAATCATTGTGGAGGTCTGTCGAATGA
- a CDS encoding TfuA-like protein, translated as MKIAIFSKLTIKEDEIKEKMKNFDVDIYPPIKRGDLTAQKIFDYDVIGIIDGCFLQNTAVAHREILKVLQNNIKVFGAGSMGALRASELDSCGMIGVGSVYSLYKHGIITDDDEVAVTFDDNLNQITFSMISFREMINNAIKDKIIDENDSKKLITSGKELYYPLRTFENVIEKSGISDEKKEVLEKYLKNQQDIKRIDAFEMLEEIIKYIEKQ; from the coding sequence ATGAAAATAGCTATTTTTTCCAAATTAACTATCAAGGAAGATGAAATAAAAGAAAAAATGAAAAACTTTGATGTAGATATTTATCCTCCGATAAAACGTGGAGATTTAACTGCTCAAAAAATCTTTGATTATGACGTCATTGGAATAATCGACGGATGTTTCCTTCAAAATACTGCGGTAGCCCATAGAGAAATTTTAAAGGTCCTTCAAAATAACATCAAAGTATTTGGTGCAGGTTCAATGGGGGCACTCAGAGCTTCGGAATTAGACAGCTGCGGTATGATTGGAGTTGGCTCAGTTTATTCATTATACAAACATGGAATAATTACCGATGATGATGAAGTTGCAGTTACTTTTGATGATAATTTAAATCAGATCACATTTTCAATGATCAGCTTTAGGGAAATGATCAATAATGCAATTAAAGATAAAATAATCGATGAAAATGATTCTAAGAAACTGATTACTTCAGGAAAAGAACTTTATTATCCACTTAGGACTTTTGAAAACGTTATTGAAAAATCGGGAATTTCTGATGAAAAAAAGGAAGTCTTGGAAAAATATCTTAAAAATCAACAAGACATAAAAAGAATCGATGCCTTTGAAATGCTCGAAGAAATTATAAAATATATTGAAAAACAGTAA
- the pyrI gene encoding aspartate carbamoyltransferase regulatory subunit produces MKMELKVKPIENGTVIDHISGSKALKVYKILNIEEKLPMTIALNVPSKKGVMKDILKIEGLELTKEDVNKIALISPDATINIIKEGIVIKKFKVDLPKRIDGIIKCTNPNCITNKENIDGKFSIEQKNTLKIRCEYCEKFINSIIISK; encoded by the coding sequence ATGAAAATGGAACTTAAGGTAAAACCCATTGAAAACGGAACTGTTATCGACCATATCAGTGGTTCAAAAGCCTTGAAAGTTTATAAAATCTTAAATATCGAAGAAAAACTCCCGATGACCATTGCATTAAACGTGCCTTCAAAAAAAGGTGTTATGAAAGATATCTTAAAAATTGAAGGGCTTGAACTTACAAAAGAGGATGTAAATAAAATTGCGCTAATTTCACCAGATGCAACGATAAACATCATCAAAGAAGGAATCGTCATAAAAAAATTTAAAGTAGACCTCCCAAAAAGAATTGATGGGATAATCAAGTGTACAAACCCAAACTGTATCACGAACAAAGAAAATATTGACGGCAAATTTTCGATTGAACAGAAAAACACGTTAAAAATCAGATGCGAATACTGCGAAAAATTCATTAATTCGATTATAATCTCAAAATAA
- the sucC gene encoding ADP-forming succinate--CoA ligase subunit beta, with the protein MKLHEYEAKEIFKENGIPIPKNKLTCGKVDSIDYPVVIKAQVLVGGRGKAGGILFSDNLDDANEKIESLIGNTVKGEVVEKVLLEEQIKISKEYYVGVVVNRNEKNNVVIFSTEGGVDIEEVASKTPEKIIKLPLESGKEFLPYLAREMLKKAGIPSAEIPKVADVLCKVYKAFKDMDGILAEINPLVFTEDGKIIAADAVLNIDDDAYFRHNYDKFEEFEKQEKSEFAYVELDGDIAVIGNGAGLTLASMDIVKEFGGEPACFLDVGGGSTRETVKKALLKATSRKNVKGAFINILGGITRCDEVSLGIVDVLNENPNLKFAVRMMGTNEEEGRKILSENGVSFENSMDGAAKALTELINS; encoded by the coding sequence ATGAAATTGCACGAATATGAAGCAAAGGAAATTTTTAAAGAAAATGGAATCCCAATTCCAAAAAACAAACTTACTTGCGGTAAAGTCGACAGTATCGATTATCCTGTTGTTATAAAAGCGCAAGTTTTAGTCGGTGGAAGAGGAAAAGCTGGCGGAATCTTATTTTCAGATAATTTAGATGATGCAAACGAAAAAATTGAATCATTGATAGGAAACACGGTAAAAGGAGAAGTCGTTGAAAAAGTACTCCTTGAAGAGCAGATAAAGATTTCAAAAGAATACTATGTTGGCGTTGTTGTTAATAGAAATGAAAAAAACAATGTTGTTATATTTTCAACCGAAGGTGGAGTAGATATTGAAGAAGTAGCTTCAAAAACTCCAGAAAAAATAATAAAATTGCCGTTAGAATCTGGAAAAGAATTTTTACCATACCTTGCAAGAGAAATGCTCAAAAAAGCAGGCATTCCAAGTGCAGAAATTCCAAAAGTTGCAGACGTTTTGTGCAAAGTTTATAAAGCATTCAAAGATATGGATGGAATTTTAGCTGAAATAAACCCGTTAGTGTTTACAGAAGATGGAAAAATCATTGCTGCGGATGCAGTTTTAAATATTGACGACGATGCATACTTTAGACATAATTACGATAAATTTGAAGAATTTGAAAAACAGGAAAAATCCGAATTTGCATACGTTGAACTTGATGGTGACATTGCAGTTATCGGAAACGGTGCAGGACTTACCCTTGCAAGCATGGATATTGTAAAAGAGTTCGGCGGAGAACCTGCATGTTTCTTGGATGTTGGTGGTGGTTCGACCAGAGAAACTGTAAAAAAAGCACTTTTAAAAGCAACTTCTAGAAAAAATGTTAAAGGAGCATTTATCAATATTCTTGGTGGAATTACTAGATGTGATGAAGTCTCATTGGGAATTGTAGACGTTTTAAATGAAAATCCAAACCTTAAATTTGCAGTTAGAATGATGGGAACTAACGAAGAAGAGGGAAGAAAAATCCTCTCTGAAAATGGAGTAAGTTTCGAAAATTCAATGGACGGGGCAGCAAAAGCACTTACAGAACTAATAAATAGTTAA
- a CDS encoding signal recognition particle subunit SRP19/SEC65 family protein, whose protein sequence is MKEMIIWPAYIDIKRTKNEGRKVPKEFAVANPKLKDIADKIKKMGLEHSIEIKKSYPMEPWEICGYIKVKLDKNTSKLQILKEISKNMK, encoded by the coding sequence ATGAAAGAAATGATTATATGGCCTGCGTATATTGATATAAAAAGAACTAAAAACGAAGGCAGAAAAGTTCCAAAAGAATTTGCAGTAGCAAACCCGAAATTAAAAGATATTGCTGATAAAATAAAGAAAATGGGTTTAGAACATAGTATTGAAATTAAAAAAAGTTATCCAATGGAACCTTGGGAAATTTGTGGATATATAAAAGTAAAATTGGATAAAAACACTTCAAAATTGCAAATTTTAAAAGAAATATCTAAAAATATGAAATAA
- the corA gene encoding magnesium/cobalt transporter CorA — protein MLEILGYAKGSFEVLNLDEINSEHDLIWIDCYDPSDVELIELSKTIDIEIDELSLGLDEQEVPRVEEEDKYYTIIFKAPLFEEDITTTSFGIYVKDNIILTIHADKIKSIGRLYNLVKTKKPKTLLDKGKGFFIYTILNQITISYSRILVNLEDQLDVLEDRIVQEQNKNMTEEILQLRKMLVYFHKALISNKDVISVLKRKYLSITTQEDRWEFEDLYYDVLQLIDMETTYRELLSSMMDMSLSIENIRMNQVMKILTMVTALFAVPMWITGIYGMNFKYMPLSEHPYGFWIISAVSIVIIMIIIHTFVKEKWIK, from the coding sequence ATGCTTGAAATTCTTGGATACGCTAAAGGATCTTTTGAAGTTTTGAATTTGGATGAGATAAATAGTGAACACGATCTTATATGGATTGATTGCTACGATCCTTCAGATGTGGAATTGATAGAACTTTCAAAAACAATCGACATAGAAATTGATGAATTAAGCCTTGGTCTCGATGAACAGGAAGTTCCAAGGGTTGAAGAAGAAGATAAATATTATACAATTATTTTTAAAGCTCCGTTATTTGAAGAAGACATCACAACGACTTCTTTTGGAATTTATGTAAAAGATAATATTATATTGACGATTCATGCAGATAAAATTAAGTCAATTGGGCGACTGTATAATTTAGTGAAGACAAAAAAGCCAAAAACACTTCTGGATAAGGGAAAAGGATTTTTTATCTACACGATACTAAACCAGATTACAATAAGCTATTCTAGGATTCTTGTAAACCTTGAAGATCAGTTGGATGTTTTAGAAGACCGAATTGTTCAAGAACAAAATAAAAATATGACTGAAGAAATACTACAGCTTAGAAAAATGCTTGTTTATTTTCACAAGGCGCTTATTTCAAACAAGGATGTTATTTCAGTTTTAAAAAGAAAATACCTTTCAATAACTACTCAGGAAGACAGATGGGAATTTGAAGACCTCTACTACGATGTTTTGCAGTTAATTGACATGGAAACTACATATCGTGAGCTTTTATCTTCCATGATGGATATGTCTCTTTCGATTGAAAACATAAGGATGAATCAGGTAATGAAGATACTTACAATGGTTACTGCGTTATTTGCAGTTCCAATGTGGATTACTGGAATATATGGTATGAATTTTAAATATATGCCTCTTTCAGAGCACCCTTATGGATTTTGGATAATTTCTGCGGTATCAATTGTAATTATAATGATAATTATTCACACCTTTGTAAAAGAAAAATGGATTAAATAA
- a CDS encoding DUF373 family protein, whose product MVSIKDIGKDYNVPEDKKYLVIVVDMDDDVGRKANIRTPILSREDNINAAVRLGLTDPGDSDVNSMLGGVQHYDHLKKEGKDVEIATISGDIDIESEVCAIKIKEQIDFLIYLYEPNFIYLVSDGKEDEMVLKYLELKDIFVWKKRIVIKQNESLESTYYLMQEFIKKTMSQYIPLIFTSIGFAMILYAIFSDLGWRIIAGLIGIYILSEGVGLVESIKKTLNESKKGLEVGKLSPFGNILGFLILLVGILYSYQASVDPELTVFFGKFLLNIANPLTLGFVLLVLVHFIDDLIHTEKSILRLIKRLFFNVVLAFILRQMLIISSDYLIGYTVEFMGLVMYILAYVSILIVLSVVLFHEPKSKEEMNNE is encoded by the coding sequence ATGGTATCAATAAAGGATATCGGCAAAGATTATAACGTTCCCGAAGATAAAAAGTATCTTGTTATTGTCGTCGACATGGATGACGATGTCGGAAGAAAAGCAAACATCAGGACTCCTATTTTAAGTAGGGAAGATAATATCAATGCAGCTGTGAGGCTCGGATTGACTGATCCTGGAGATAGTGACGTAAACTCCATGCTCGGTGGAGTTCAGCACTACGACCACCTAAAAAAAGAAGGAAAAGACGTTGAAATTGCAACAATTTCTGGAGATATCGATATCGAATCAGAAGTCTGTGCAATTAAAATTAAGGAACAGATTGATTTTTTAATTTACCTTTACGAGCCTAATTTCATATATCTGGTTTCGGATGGAAAAGAAGATGAAATGGTTTTAAAATATCTGGAATTAAAGGATATTTTTGTCTGGAAAAAAAGAATTGTAATTAAACAAAACGAATCTCTCGAATCAACTTACTACCTTATGCAAGAATTTATAAAAAAGACAATGTCGCAGTACATTCCTTTAATATTTACATCAATTGGATTTGCAATGATTTTATATGCGATATTTTCAGATCTTGGTTGGAGAATAATTGCAGGACTTATTGGTATTTACATTTTGTCTGAGGGTGTTGGATTAGTTGAATCTATTAAAAAAACCCTCAATGAAAGTAAAAAGGGACTTGAAGTTGGAAAATTATCTCCTTTTGGAAATATTTTGGGATTTTTGATACTTCTTGTTGGAATACTCTACTCTTATCAGGCATCAGTAGATCCAGAATTAACAGTATTTTTTGGAAAATTCTTGTTAAATATTGCAAACCCTCTAACGTTGGGATTTGTATTGCTAGTACTCGTTCATTTTATAGATGATTTGATACATACTGAAAAAAGCATACTTAGGCTTATAAAGAGGTTATTCTTTAACGTAGTTCTTGCATTTATACTAAGGCAGATGTTGATTATATCTTCGGATTATTTGATCGGATATACTGTTGAATTTATGGGTCTTGTAATGTATATTTTAGCATATGTTTCGATATTGATAGTATTGTCCGTTGTATTATTTCACGAGCCAAAATCTAAAGAAGAGATGAATAACGAGTAG
- a CDS encoding oligosaccharide repeat unit polymerase family protein translates to MLKNNFEKCKNYFAEKYGLGLDNPITIIFLGHALIFLFAIPYFDKFGIDSLLKMILVVFGNLAIFSIPFFINFEKMLKLDKLNLKLVSGILFGLSMFFGIFILSANILNSIIFSGLIFLILHVFMKYYYSEKISKIMFSIGVISFFAMILIHGTVPITDYTVRMAISNDPLRLISSGALIFASLFNFGYFLVSFAILAVTGYKANVLVLIVAYLLYNYKKNKIGAKKIFLVGIFTILFLGIMAKSILSSSGQSWSLNFLEILSYRAYFDLMTLEKIILYPAALYGKIAFTPGGESLIGEIIHGYRHNITSTMFGPIYLDLGYYSLIFSLIFGIISKLIYKKSDTKIYSIYGAVLLSMCEIGINYGFLVTMLTFLYVSENLQKKP, encoded by the coding sequence ATGCTAAAAAATAATTTTGAAAAATGTAAGAATTATTTTGCAGAAAAATATGGACTTGGGCTAGATAACCCGATAACCATAATTTTTTTAGGCCATGCGCTGATATTTTTGTTTGCAATTCCCTATTTTGATAAATTTGGAATAGATTCCCTTTTAAAAATGATACTGGTTGTATTTGGAAATCTGGCTATTTTTTCAATTCCATTTTTTATAAATTTTGAAAAGATGTTGAAATTAGATAAATTAAATTTAAAATTGGTTTCTGGAATTTTGTTTGGATTATCCATGTTTTTTGGAATTTTTATCCTTTCAGCAAATATATTAAATTCAATAATATTTTCAGGACTAATATTTTTGATTTTACATGTTTTCATGAAATATTATTATTCTGAAAAAATAAGTAAAATCATGTTTTCAATTGGGGTAATTTCCTTTTTTGCAATGATTTTAATTCACGGAACCGTTCCAATTACCGATTATACCGTTAGAATGGCGATTTCAAATGATCCCTTAAGGTTAATTTCTTCAGGCGCACTCATATTTGCAAGCCTTTTTAATTTTGGATATTTTTTGGTATCATTTGCAATTTTGGCAGTAACAGGCTATAAAGCTAATGTTTTGGTGTTAATCGTTGCATATTTGCTTTATAATTACAAAAAAAACAAAATAGGCGCGAAAAAAATATTTTTAGTCGGAATTTTTACAATATTATTTTTAGGAATAATGGCAAAGTCGATACTTTCCTCATCAGGTCAATCATGGAGCCTTAATTTTTTAGAAATCTTATCATACCGGGCTTATTTTGATTTAATGACGTTAGAAAAGATTATTTTGTATCCTGCAGCATTATATGGTAAAATTGCATTCACACCAGGTGGTGAGTCGTTAATTGGAGAAATAATTCATGGTTACAGACATAATATTACTTCAACCATGTTTGGCCCGATTTATCTTGATCTGGGTTATTACAGCTTAATTTTTTCGCTAATATTTGGAATAATAAGTAAGTTAATATATAAAAAGAGCGATACTAAAATATATTCTATTTATGGTGCCGTATTGTTATCAATGTGTGAAATCGGCATTAATTACGGTTTTTTAGTTACAATGTTAACGTTCTTGTATGTTTCAGAAAATCTGCAGAAAAAACCCTAA
- a CDS encoding oligosaccharide repeat unit polymerase family protein: MKKFLELNSQKIGPHHIFVGLSCLFVLLSNVSTISACIVLFSSVFFYISFIAGKNIFKTLDFKPYELNYKLHEKIGLFLILFGIFFTIMDLLWVRGVPLFDPASRKFLSVIYTAFSHTLPLGWAILVSSSKLNNKKIFLYSGLFSALIMLLGYRTQVVVLLLSTIFAMYYSGKIKNKLMIYSLIGLAMVVFGLSFLRHYVLNIGGNPLLSRIDLTMSIFDLIVKNFNGNFQGVIHNAIFSSYGLIEGSKYGPRTLIANSIGVTGVTITPTIFGAVLMDFGMLGLVPYFGIFGLLMGLSNEVSSKLKGLYLGFYSIMVSYLIVGIETGILDLDVVVMYTLGVIMTVYGIFRGILNAKK; the protein is encoded by the coding sequence ATGAAGAAGTTTTTGGAACTTAATTCGCAAAAAATCGGACCTCACCACATATTTGTCGGTTTATCCTGTCTTTTCGTACTTCTGTCAAATGTTAGTACAATTTCTGCATGCATTGTATTATTCTCATCAGTATTTTTTTATATTTCATTTATCGCAGGGAAGAATATCTTTAAAACATTGGATTTCAAACCCTATGAATTAAATTATAAACTTCACGAAAAAATCGGACTTTTTTTGATATTATTCGGGATTTTTTTTACGATAATGGATCTTTTATGGGTTAGGGGAGTTCCGCTGTTCGACCCTGCATCTAGAAAATTTTTAAGTGTTATATATACTGCATTTTCGCATACGCTCCCTCTTGGATGGGCAATACTTGTTTCAAGTTCAAAATTAAACAATAAAAAAATATTTTTATATTCTGGCCTATTTTCTGCTTTAATAATGCTTTTAGGCTACCGTACGCAAGTTGTGGTACTATTACTTTCAACAATCTTTGCAATGTATTATTCAGGAAAAATAAAGAATAAACTCATGATTTATTCATTAATCGGGCTTGCAATGGTTGTTTTTGGACTTTCATTTTTGAGGCATTATGTGTTGAATATTGGTGGAAATCCCCTTCTTTCAAGAATAGACCTTACAATGAGCATATTTGATCTCATTGTAAAAAATTTCAACGGTAATTTCCAAGGGGTTATTCATAACGCCATATTTTCGTCATACGGGTTAATCGAGGGTTCAAAATATGGGCCAAGGACATTAATTGCAAACAGTATCGGAGTAACAGGGGTTACAATTACGCCGACAATATTTGGTGCAGTTTTGATGGATTTTGGAATGCTCGGACTGGTTCCTTATTTTGGAATTTTTGGGCTTTTAATGGGGCTTTCAAACGAGGTTTCAAGTAAATTAAAAGGTTTATATCTTGGATTTTATTCGATAATGGTATCTTATTTAATTGTTGGGATTGAAACTGGAATTTTGGATTTAGATGTAGTTGTGATGTATACTTTAGGGGTAATTATGACAGTTTACGGGATTTTTAGGGGGATTTTAAATGCTAAAAAATAA